A stretch of the Glycine soja cultivar W05 chromosome 13, ASM419377v2, whole genome shotgun sequence genome encodes the following:
- the LOC114381210 gene encoding transcription factor RAX2-like: MGRAPCCDKANVKKGPWSPEEDEKLREYIEKNGTGGNWIALPQKAGLKRCGKSCRLRWLNYLRPNLKHGEFSEDEDRIICTLYASIGSRWSIIASQLPGRTDNDIKNYWNTKLKKKMMGMNPSALKKPHQVNLSPMLQNSTPSSSFKNNHNSYFQPHLPFTGSESISYSSLPSDNYSTFESLQNYQVSSVFMETSCSSSSDGSCNNNQINHVKEAELGYVGDGTFGDQIIGRLSYLNSGVEDQDTLKLVPSNAGRVSGVTDEETRLWGESPLEYGLEEIKQLISNSSCNNFMLDDSKTGEMVMYY; this comes from the exons atgggAAGAGCTCCTTGTTGTGACAAGGCCAATGTAAAGAAAGGGCCATGGAGTCCTGAAGAAGATGAAAAGCTAAGAGAGTACATAGAGAAAAATGGAACTGGAGGGAACTGGATTGCTCTCCCACAAAAAGCTG GTTTGAAAAGATGTGGGAAGAGTTGTAGACTCAGATGGCTTAATTATCTCAGACCAAACCTTAAGCATGGGGAGTTTTCTGAAGATGAAGACAGAATAATCTGCACTCTCTATGCTAGCATTGGAAGCAG GTGGTCAATAATAGCATCTCAGTTGCCAGGAAGGACAGACAATGATATCAAGAACTATTGGAACACCAAGctcaagaaaaaaatgatgggaATGAACCCTTCAGCACTGAAGAAACCACACCAAGTTAACCTTTCACCCATGCTTCAAAACTCAACACCATCATCATCTTTCAAAAACAACCACAACTCTTATTTCCAGCCCCATTTGCCCTTCACAGGCTCTGAGTCCATTTCATATTCAAGTCTTCCGAGTGACAATTATTCCACTTTTGAGAGCCTTCAGAATTACCAAGTTAGTAGTGTCTTTATGGAAACAAGTTGCAGCTCTTCTTCAGATGGAAGCTGCAACAACAATCAGATCAATCATGTCAAGGAAGCAGAACTTGGATATGTTGGTGATGGAACTTTTGGTGACCAGATAATAGGTCGTCTAAGTTACCTCAATAGTGGGGTGGAAGATCAAGATACCCTAAAGTTGGTGCCCTCCAATGCTGGTAGGGTTAGTGGGGTGACAGATGAAGAAACTAGATTATGGGGAGAAAGTCCATTAGAGTATGGTCTAGAAGAAATTAAACAGCTAATAAGCAATAGTAGTTGCAACAACTTTATGCTTGATGACAGCAAGACTGGGGAAATGGTCATGTACTACTGA